A part of Penaeus chinensis breed Huanghai No. 1 chromosome 6, ASM1920278v2, whole genome shotgun sequence genomic DNA contains:
- the LOC125026330 gene encoding aminoacyl tRNA synthase complex-interacting multifunctional protein 1-like — protein sequence MASPEVLSRMEQRAIQAEQMIELLTKQISQLQTAVVDAQKDQLRRENQNLKQEVDSLKRRLVDLEKSQGIKQYYDFTSKTTPSSDAIVEVQPAANTSAKPPAAADKPQQEKPQKEKKEKKKAEGEKKGGGGGKKPEEEAAVDVSRLDFRVGRIVTAKKHPDADSLYVEEVDIAEGKFRTVVSGLVRFIPEAEMQNRMVVLLCNLKPAKMRGVLSEAMVMCASTPEKVEILAPPEGSQPGDLVEFEGYTRNPDAVLNPKKKIFETCAPDLKTDQNKVAVFKGIPFTVPGKGVVVAQTLANVQVK from the exons ATGGCTTCCCCAGAAGTACTTAGCAGAATGGAACAGAGGGCCATTCAAGCTGAGCAAATGATTGAGTTGCTTACTAAGCAG ATCAGTCAGCTTCAGACAGCTGTTGTTGATGCTCAGAAAGACCAACTGCGAAGGGAAAACCAAAACCTGAAGCAGGAAGTTGACAGCCTAAAGAGACGCCTTGTTGATCTTGAAAAGAGCCAAGGAATCAAGCAA TATTATGACTTCACAAGTAAAACCACTCCCAGTTCTGACGCTATTGTAGAAGTACAACCTGCAGCCAACACATCTGCCAAACCTCCTGCAGCAGCAGATAAACCTCAGCAAGAAAAACCACAGAAG gaaaagaaggagaagaaaaaggcagaaggtgaaaagaaaggaggtggaggaggaaagaagccAGAGGAAGAGGCAGCCGTTGATGTTTCTCGCCTTGATTTTCGAGTTGGGAGGATTGTCACAGCCAAGAAACATCCTGATGCTGATTCTCTCTATGTGGAAGAG GTTGATATTGCAGAAGGGAAGTTCCGTACAGTTGTCTCAGGGCTTGTGCGGTTTATACCAGAAGCAGAAATGCAGAATCGCATGGTAGTATTATTGTGTAATCTAAAACCAGCCAAAATGCGGGGTGTTTTATCTGAGGCAATGGTCATGTGTGCCTCTACCCCTGAGAAG gTTGAGATACTTGCACCACCAGAAGGAAGTCAGCCTGGTGACCTTGTAGAATTTGAGGGTTACACCCGCAATCCTGATGCCGTCCTCAACCCCAAAAAGAAGATATTTGAAACTTGTGCACCCGACCTCAAGACTGATCAAAACAAAGTTGCAGTGTTTAAGGGAATTCCATTTACAGTGCCTGGTAAAGGTGTTGTTGTTGCACAGACTCTAGCTAATGTCCAGGTTaagtaa